The Heyndrickxia vini genome contains a region encoding:
- the pglZ gene encoding BREX-1 system phosphatase PglZ type A: MNVIELLKERIEDELYKKNKPRTVIFWYDEQGEYTVSDLEEALAEQPIHIRQLTLNNFFTLKLEIELKKKKDSFLLYADFAKPAIEENFLLDMELYGAEFKADTNALLAEQLQVSDAILRPLIKEYGEFFKSAERKNKLKKVVPPNATDREIEYAMLAVLTGAPIANMEEITRHLLLRGLQEETNEVYKAISKRFSTNRMWELISEYFGLHSSDLTLQYLMEHVLYAHFKRHAHFEEQSLQKKYETTRGNACALFIDDWLHRKESEVEVLETYMKEIEQRFSIIDLLHERPVEQFADISTFLSIDYLLINRLTEELLHQTSNFDAWTEILNKRLKMHWAKRNERIRSLLNVMIDAVDLTKYKMFLKQYDTREPLYVQYTSELYLIDQAYRRFMMGFLQLENKEMLEKLAEQLTNWYENKYLLKIAQETNYLLEAAEVGKLPKQAKFYKEVLQPILEKESTRVFVIISDAVRYEVGAELVSRLNLRSNGFASISPLVANMPTYTQLGMASLIPHKQLTITENGIVLADGQPTNGLANRIKILQNAHPEAIAYRLTDLLDWSRATADENLKGKRLVYLYHDVIDAAGDSAKSERDTYIAAERAIKELSIAVDRLSKLQAKRIFITADHGFLYQYPKIENDVKVASVKGEIIDSNRRFAVGHHLLIDDGAINVPDDFSTLEGVETVIAKGVNRFIGGGGLQFVHGGATPQEVIVPLIDYRRTSQSLPVEISVAMPKRVITGYRIQVPIYQEQSISLEFKARTIRAAFYLNDERISNEIEWTFDMVGENHERTEQLIFNLVENYYPTGQTCELRMVTVEDEKVTPYRETEFTIHMYNALY; this comes from the coding sequence ATGAATGTCATTGAACTGTTAAAAGAGCGAATAGAGGACGAACTATATAAAAAAAATAAGCCGCGCACGGTTATCTTTTGGTATGACGAGCAAGGAGAATATACTGTTTCTGATTTAGAAGAAGCATTAGCAGAGCAACCGATTCATATCCGCCAATTAACACTTAATAATTTCTTTACGCTTAAATTAGAAATCGAGTTAAAAAAGAAAAAGGATTCTTTTTTATTATATGCTGATTTTGCAAAACCAGCGATAGAAGAGAACTTTTTACTGGATATGGAGCTTTACGGTGCTGAATTTAAAGCGGATACGAATGCTTTACTTGCAGAGCAGTTGCAAGTAAGTGATGCTATTTTAAGACCTTTAATTAAGGAATATGGAGAGTTTTTTAAAAGTGCAGAGCGTAAAAATAAATTAAAGAAAGTCGTACCCCCTAATGCCACTGATCGTGAAATTGAGTATGCTATGTTAGCAGTTCTTACAGGCGCACCCATTGCAAATATGGAAGAGATTACTCGCCATTTATTGTTGCGTGGCTTACAAGAAGAAACAAATGAAGTATATAAAGCCATATCAAAACGGTTTAGCACGAATCGTATGTGGGAGCTAATTTCGGAATACTTTGGTTTGCATTCAAGTGATTTGACATTGCAGTATTTAATGGAACATGTACTGTATGCGCATTTCAAACGTCATGCACATTTTGAAGAACAGTCATTACAAAAGAAATATGAAACAACCCGCGGTAATGCATGTGCTTTATTTATTGATGACTGGCTACATAGAAAAGAAAGCGAAGTAGAAGTTTTAGAAACCTATATGAAGGAAATCGAACAAAGATTTTCGATTATTGATTTGTTACATGAACGTCCTGTCGAGCAATTTGCTGATATTTCAACTTTCCTAAGTATCGATTATTTATTGATAAATAGGCTAACTGAAGAACTTCTTCATCAAACATCCAATTTTGATGCTTGGACAGAAATTTTGAATAAGCGTTTAAAAATGCATTGGGCGAAACGAAATGAACGAATCCGAAGCTTGTTAAATGTAATGATCGATGCAGTGGATTTGACAAAGTATAAAATGTTCTTGAAGCAATATGATACTCGTGAGCCTTTATACGTCCAATATACAAGCGAACTATACTTAATTGATCAAGCATACAGACGCTTTATGATGGGGTTTTTGCAATTAGAAAATAAAGAAATGCTAGAAAAACTAGCTGAGCAATTAACAAATTGGTATGAAAATAAATACTTATTGAAAATTGCTCAAGAGACTAATTATCTATTAGAAGCTGCAGAAGTAGGAAAATTACCTAAACAGGCTAAGTTTTATAAAGAAGTTTTACAGCCGATTCTTGAGAAAGAATCAACACGCGTATTTGTGATAATTTCGGATGCAGTACGATACGAAGTAGGAGCAGAATTAGTATCTCGGTTAAATTTACGTTCGAATGGATTTGCTTCTATCAGTCCGTTAGTTGCGAATATGCCAACGTATACACAATTAGGTATGGCATCATTAATACCTCATAAACAATTAACAATTACTGAAAATGGGATAGTTTTGGCAGATGGTCAACCGACAAATGGACTGGCTAATCGTATAAAGATTTTACAAAATGCCCACCCAGAAGCTATTGCCTATCGTTTAACAGATCTATTAGATTGGTCAAGAGCGACAGCAGATGAAAATTTAAAAGGAAAGCGTCTTGTTTACTTATATCATGATGTAATCGATGCAGCAGGTGATTCTGCAAAATCCGAACGAGATACTTATATAGCTGCAGAACGAGCAATAAAAGAATTATCAATTGCTGTTGATCGATTATCTAAATTGCAGGCAAAACGAATTTTTATAACAGCAGATCACGGATTCCTTTATCAATATCCAAAAATTGAAAATGATGTAAAAGTAGCGAGTGTTAAAGGTGAGATTATTGATTCAAATCGTCGTTTTGCCGTTGGTCATCATCTACTAATAGATGATGGAGCTATTAATGTGCCAGATGATTTTTCTACATTAGAAGGTGTAGAAACAGTGATTGCTAAAGGCGTAAACCGATTTATTGGTGGTGGAGGGTTACAGTTTGTACACGGCGGTGCAACACCTCAAGAAGTAATAGTACCACTAATTGATTATCGTCGTACTTCACAATCGCTTCCTGTTGAAATCAGTGTAGCCATGCCAAAACGTGTAATCACAGGTTACCGTATCCAAGTGCCGATATATCAAGAACAAAGTATTTCACTGGAATTCAAGGCACGTACAATTCGGGCTGCATTTTACTTGAATGATGAGCGTATTTCAAATGAAATTGAATGGACATTTGATATGGTAGGGGAAAACCATGAACGTACGGAGCAACTTATATTTAACCTTGTAGAAAACTATTATCCAACAGGTCAAACTTGCGAACTGCGAATGGTAACAGTAGAAGATGAAAAAGTCACTCCTTATCGCGAGACAGAGTTTACGATTCATATGTATAATGCGCTTTACTAA